The DNA window CCAGAGGAGAGGCTTTGCTCCACGTGGCCCTGCTTATCCTCCTCCTCTGGAGGCTAGACCTGTCAGATCCCCTGCCCCAGCCGGAGATGTCAAACCATTTGTACCTGAAGTTCCTGCCCCTGCTCCTATTAAGCCAGAGAAGCCCCAGGAAGTTGCTGTGCTCGTGCCTTTTGCAGAGATCATTGAACCAGCATTCATCCCTGCAGTGGAACCAGAGGCCCAAGCCCCAGCCCTAGAATTGGAGAAAGTGGTGGAGGAGGTGACAGTTGAGGAAGTGTCATTTGAGGCCCCCATGCCTGTTGAAGAGGCTGAGCAAGAAAAGGAAGAGATCACCGCTGTGGAAGCTGCAGAGGTGCTCTCAGATGTGTGGGAACAGGAGGAGCCAAAGCCAGTTGTGGAGGAGATAGAAGAAGCAGCTGAAGAGGCCACCACACCTGTTGAAGAGTTTGAAGAAGAGCCCAAACAATCCACTGAAGAGTCTGCCGAAGAGTCCATCGAAGAGTCTACTGAAGAGTCCACTGAAGAGGTGGAAGATGTTGTTGAGAAAGTGACTGCCACAGAAGTGGTGGTTGTTGAAGAAGCCGCTGCCATTCAGGCAGTGGTTGTCGAGGATGCCACTGAAGTTCCTCCCGAAGACCACCCACATGATACTGATATTGAGATACTCAAAGAGCCCAAAGAAGTTGAGGAGGAACCATCCACTCATGAGGAGCCTGAGGCCTCCTCGTCTGAGGCTTCTTCTGATTCTGAGGCCTCTGAGCCTGAGCCAATCACAGCTGCAGTTGCTACTGAAGCCGAGAGTGAACCAGTTACAATCACAGAAAACATTGAAGCTGAAAGTGAGCCAGCTACATCAGAAGGCGCCGTAGAGGCTGAAAGTAAACCAGTTACAATTACAGAAGCCATACCGGAGGTTAAGGCCTCCGTCCCATTGACCAAAGCTGATTCCACTGAGCCAGACTCTGACACTGACCTTCCCACCCCTCTACCCCCAGTCACAGAGGACTTCACAGACATCACAGAGTACCATCAGCAGACAGTGCTAGAGCACATCACTCAAGAAATACCCGCTATGGCAACCTTCAGATCAGAGATGCCACTTGAGGTAACCTCCCAGGTAGTAAGCTCCACAGTGTATTCCACAGTGTTTGAGACCCAAATCTCCCAGTCTGAGGCCTTCATGGAACCCCCCTCCATTGGAATGGCAGGCATTGTCTCACAGCTTGGACTTGAGCAAGAGGCTAGTCTTCTCTTTGGGGCTGAGTGTACTGCCCCTGTCATCCCCTCTGAGTGCCCCGTTGCCGCTCTGAAAAGTTCCCTTCCCCAGGGTGACTGGGCCTTTCTCACAGAGAaacctgaggaggaggaggaggtgaagatctGGCCTGATACACTACAAGGTTTGAGCTCTTTCTAGTTAACCCTTCTTCGACTACAGTCTTTTCCTGCATCAGTGACATCACAGGCGTTTCTATGGGTACTGTTTGTTTGTGAATGTGTGGGAGGGTGATCTGTGGTTAATTAGATCCAATAACGATACAAGTAATGCACTTGTCATTTTCCATAAGGCGAAACAATAACCAGACTCTCTAAATCATGTCACTTGCAGGATGCATGATATAATATTCTGATACTGCATGGTTGTGGCTTGCTTGCTTTGCACTTAACTAAATATAGTTCTTCTTGTAACATGAAATGTAATTCTCAgaacacatacactaccggtcaaaacttttaaaacacctactcattcaagggtttttcattatctttactattttctacattgtagaataatagtgaagacatcaaaattatgaaataacaaattaaatcatgtagtaactaaaagtgttaaacaaatcaaaatatattttatatttgagattcttcaaatagccacccttttgccttgatgacagctttgcacactcttggcattctctcaacaggcttcatgaggtagtcacttggaatacatttcaattaacaggtgtgccttcttaaaagttaatttgtggaatgtctttccttcttaatgtgtttgagccaatcagttgtgttgtgacaaggttgcggtggtatatagaagatagccctatttggtaaaagaccaagtccatattttggcaagaggagcttcaaataagcaaagagaagcggcagtccatcattactttaagacatgaaggcatGATGTGGGGgtggttttgctggtgacactgtctgtgattttatttagaattcaaggcacacgtaaccagcatggctaccacagcattctgcagtgatacgccatcccatctggtttgtgcttagtgggactatcatttgtttttcaacaggacaatgacccaacacacctccagcctgtgtaagggctatttgaacaaagaaggagagtgatggagtgcttcatcagatgacctggcctccacaatcccctgacctcaaccaaattgagatggtttgggatgagtcgaaccccagagtgaaggaaaagcagccaacaagtgctcagcatatgtgggaattccttcaagacttgtaaaagcattccaggtgaagcacattgagagaatgccaagagtgtacaaagctgtcatcaaggcaaagggtggctatttgaagaatctcaaatataaaatatatttagatttttttaacactttttttggttactacatgattccatatgtgttatttcatagttttaatgtcttcactattattctacaatgtagtaaaaagaaagaaaaacccttgaatgagttggcgttctaaaacctttgaccagtagtgtatatgtAGCATTTCATTTTTCAATTTTATATGCCTGACCTGTTGCATGATTTGAATCATCTTTTGTGTATTTGTTTTCACTGTGTGAAATGATGTGCCATTGTACAGAGGACTGCCAAAATGCTGGAGAAATACATATTTAAAACACACAAGGATAaaaccacacaacacaacattCCCTCCTAGTTGAAAAGATCCACTGAAAACACCACTGATTATTAGACACTATTATCAGACTAGTAGGTAAAAACAACAGTCTATGAAGTGTTTGCACAGAGCTCAGTATCCTTACATTAGATAATTAGCCAGTGTGGCTTTGGTGCTGTTTTTGTTGCAAGCTGTGTTCAAATAAGGAATGGAGCAGTGTGCTGAGGGAtgaccctgtactgtactgtgcgtGCCTATGCCCCTCTCCCTATTTCCCATGCTCTTTGGCCTGGCCAATGAGGCTGTAAGACTGCTCTGATCTATGTATGCTGCAAATATTTACAAAGGCATATATTCTCCCTGATGCTATCACCCTCTCCCCTGCTAATGGCGAGAGGTTTGAAGGAATGAAGGAATGAAAGAAGGAATGGAGGAATGAAAGAAGGAGTGAAGGAATGAAAGAAAAGGCTATGAAGTGACTTAAGTAAACTTGTGCAATGTGGCTGGGTAGCCTAGCTCACACCTCTGTGTTGCTATGGCAGACTTTTTGTACCAGGTTGGTTAGATATAAAATGAGAGATTGCGCTCTTTGCTTGCTGACGTCTTGTCAAGTCTGTTTAAAACAGGAAGCCTGGTGAAGTTGCATGGCAGAAATCAGCTAAAAAGGGGTTGGAGCCTGGTGtaaactctgggatgctggctcttaggcagagttcctctgtccagtgtctgtgttttttgcccatcttaatcttttctttttattggccagtctgagagatggcttattctttgcaactctgcctagaaggccagtatcccggagttgcctcttcactgttgacgttgagattggtgttttgtgggtactatttaatgaagctgcaagttgaggacttgtgaggtgtctgtttttcaaactggacactctaatgtacttgtcctcttgctcagttgtgcaccagggcctcccactctttctattctggttagtcagtttacgctgttctgtgaagggagtagtacactgcattgtacgagatcttcattttcttggcaatttctcgcatggaatagccttcatttctcagaacaagaatagactgacaagtttcagaagaaaggtctttgtttctggccattttcagcctgtaatcgaacccataaatgctgatgccccagatactcaactaatctaaagaaggccagttgtattgcttctttaatcagaagaacagttttcagctgtgctaacataattgcaaaagggttttctaatgatcaattagcctttttaaaatgataaacttggattagctaacacaatgtgccattggaacacaggagtgatggctcagttgggttcgattcccacgggggaccagtacggggaaaaaatttatgaaatgtatgcattcactactgtaagtcgctctggataagagcgtctgctaaatgacaaaaatgtaaatgtaaaatgtaatgctggttgctgataatggtcctctgtacgcctacgtagatattccattaagaaTCAGCCGTTTCTAGCtgcaacagtcatttacaacattaacaatgtctgcactgtatttctgatttgacataattttaatggagttttttttacattttctttcaaaaacaaggacatttctaagtgaccccaaacttttgaacgggagTGTACATTTTACGAACACAATGTATTTTTCAATAGTTTTCTTtcctcccatctatttctgaagagcatccagttttgatttttttttatatatatttttaactgtgctgttttaTAGAATTTCTGAACCTTtatctcatagtttctacagattgtaaattaaagatacatttttttttgcaaaaagtattatattattgattgattgactatgacttttcaatcCAGCAGTACTATTTGCAGTGCTatttaacgtgaaatgcttacttttacaagccctttcccaataatgcagagttaaaaagtacgAAAAATGTGCAAATAAGGGAAAAAAGGATATAGtagcacaataaaataataataacgaggctatatacaaggaataccggtaccgagtcagtgtgcaagggtacgaggtagttggggtaattgaggtaatatgtacatgtaggtaggggtaaaattgagtaggcaatcaggatagataatagagtagcagcagcgtatgtgaagagtgtgaaagtgtgtctttgtgtgagtccagtgagtgtgcgtAAAGCCAGTGCAAGAATGTCAGTGCAAAAAAAAGGTGGTCAATGCAAattgtccagg is part of the Salmo trutta chromosome 34, fSalTru1.1, whole genome shotgun sequence genome and encodes:
- the LOC115173368 gene encoding fibrous sheath CABYR-binding protein-like; protein product: MVAGMVMPLADLRAIYELLFRDGVMVAKKDRRPQCMHPEIQGVANLKVIRAMGSLKSKGFVRETFAWKHSYWYLTNEGIVYLRDYLRLPPEIVPFSLQRVRRPASTLDMMRRAGRGVVQTVEGPPFYAPKPRVRQESQQGMIDRQGYRHKRGLPGEEEASGERPAMRFRGSYQSRGRGAVGEPGAETQTFFRRGQGFHREEQHVPEVGQRRGFAPRGPAYPPPLEARPVRSPAPAGDVKPFVPEVPAPAPIKPEKPQEVAVLVPFAEIIEPAFIPAVEPEAQAPALELEKVVEEVTVEEVSFEAPMPVEEAEQEKEEITAVEAAEVLSDVWEQEEPKPVVEEIEEAAEEATTPVEEFEEEPKQSTEESAEESIEESTEESTEEVEDVVEKVTATEVVVVEEAAAIQAVVVEDATEVPPEDHPHDTDIEILKEPKEVEEEPSTHEEPEASSSEASSDSEASEPEPITAAVATEAESEPVTITENIEAESEPATSEGAVEAESKPVTITEAIPEVKASVPLTKADSTEPDSDTDLPTPLPPVTEDFTDITEYHQQTVLEHITQEIPAMATFRSEMPLEVTSQVVSSTVYSTVFETQISQSEAFMEPPSIGMAGIVSQLGLEQEASLLFGAECTAPVIPSECPVAALKSSLPQGDWAFLTEKPEEEEEVKIWPDTLQGQ